One Chryseobacterium wanjuense genomic region harbors:
- a CDS encoding winged helix-turn-helix transcriptional regulator yields the protein MITHTQETCSKAKLAIHDTLDIVGGKWKLILIAVLRSGKRGFNELSREAGISPRILSKELQELEINGLISRKVCNTKPVTVIYELTPYSDTLADVLTAMENWGYQHRQKILANK from the coding sequence ATGATAACACATACACAAGAAACTTGTTCTAAGGCAAAACTAGCCATCCACGATACTTTAGATATTGTAGGAGGAAAATGGAAGCTGATATTAATCGCAGTTCTAAGAAGTGGTAAAAGAGGTTTTAACGAATTATCAAGAGAAGCCGGTATTTCACCGAGAATACTTTCAAAAGAATTACAGGAATTAGAAATAAATGGATTGATAAGCCGCAAAGTTTGCAACACCAAACCTGTAACAGTCATCTATGAACTTACTCCGTACAGCGATACATTGGCAGACGTTCTAACAGCAATGGAAAATTGGGGCTATCAACATAGACAAAAAATTTTAGCCAATAAATAA
- a CDS encoding pirin family protein has product MIERLIRKTTESKWRQGFLGMGHKASAILEKVSYKESDPFILFMDDKLNLPGTEPVGGPHPHAGFEILTLVLKGNEKDWLTGSFELLTAGSGIIHSEEIKSQQDLRILQVWLALPAEKRWVEPFWQRILLENVPTLKNENFEIRVYSGSSNGLISPITSITPFILVDFRVKVKQTLTQMLPSNYNGLVYVLEGSIQIGNKIIEAGQVGWFNRTEDIGDSVIEFKSINDDTHFILYAGMPHNEEVIAHGPFIADVTDDIYSLYEKYRDGKMPHVDNLSDNKKVNR; this is encoded by the coding sequence ATGATAGAAAGATTGATAAGAAAGACTACTGAAAGCAAGTGGCGTCAAGGCTTTTTAGGTATGGGACATAAAGCTTCTGCTATTCTAGAGAAAGTATCTTATAAGGAGTCAGATCCCTTCATTTTGTTTATGGACGATAAACTTAATCTTCCCGGAACTGAGCCTGTAGGAGGACCGCATCCTCATGCGGGATTTGAAATATTAACTTTAGTTCTTAAAGGAAATGAAAAAGACTGGCTGACTGGTAGTTTTGAGCTATTGACCGCAGGAAGTGGAATTATACACAGCGAAGAAATTAAGTCTCAACAAGACTTACGAATCCTACAGGTTTGGCTTGCACTGCCTGCCGAAAAACGCTGGGTTGAACCTTTTTGGCAAAGAATATTATTGGAAAATGTTCCAACATTAAAAAATGAGAATTTTGAAATTCGTGTGTATAGTGGATCGAGCAACGGGCTGATTTCTCCAATAACATCTATTACACCTTTCATATTGGTTGATTTTAGAGTAAAAGTAAAACAAACGCTTACTCAAATGTTACCTTCAAATTATAATGGATTGGTGTATGTCTTGGAAGGTTCAATTCAGATTGGAAATAAAATAATAGAAGCTGGACAGGTTGGATGGTTTAATAGAACTGAAGATATAGGAGATAGTGTAATCGAATTCAAGTCAATTAACGATGATACTCATTTTATTCTATATGCAGGTATGCCTCATAATGAGGAAGTAATAGCACACGGCCCTTTTATTGCGGATGTTACAGACGATATTTATAGTCTATATGAAAAGTATAGGGATGGAAAAATGCCTCATGTTGATAACTTGTCGGATAATAAAAAAGTGAATCGATAA
- a CDS encoding FMN-dependent NADH-azoreductase codes for MKILRLITSFREEASQSFQLGNAIIEKLEKKHPDSSVRTKNLVKNEIPHFNGIHFASFITPTENHTSELQEAVKYSNEAIEELKNADIIVIDVPMYNFTIPSSLKAWIDQIVRVGATFKYSENGVEGLIQGKKVYLSIATGGIYSDGPMKKFDLTEQYLRNILGFIGITDITVFRVEGIAIPEVSENALPKAIQTVEQFVF; via the coding sequence ATGAAAATTTTAAGATTAATTACAAGTTTCAGAGAAGAAGCTTCTCAGAGTTTTCAATTAGGGAATGCAATTATTGAAAAGCTTGAAAAGAAACATCCTGACTCAAGTGTCCGCACTAAAAATCTAGTTAAGAACGAAATCCCTCACTTTAACGGAATTCATTTTGCCTCATTTATAACACCGACTGAAAACCATACCTCAGAACTGCAGGAAGCAGTAAAATACTCAAATGAAGCCATTGAAGAATTAAAAAATGCAGATATTATTGTCATTGATGTTCCTATGTATAATTTTACAATACCTTCTTCACTGAAGGCATGGATTGATCAAATTGTACGAGTGGGCGCTACATTCAAATATTCTGAAAACGGAGTTGAAGGATTGATTCAAGGTAAAAAAGTTTATCTATCGATTGCTACTGGAGGTATATACTCAGATGGTCCGATGAAAAAATTTGATCTTACTGAACAATATTTACGGAATATATTAGGTTTCATTGGAATAACTGACATAACAGTTTTTAGAGTAGAAGGTATTGCAATTCCGGAGGTTAGCGAAAATGCTTTACCGAAAGCAATTCAAACGGTGGAACAGTTTGTTTTTTAA
- a CDS encoding alpha/beta hydrolase, with product MKTIITKSLTKAAFIVMAGMLINCNGSKESKSVFTNSDETNKKKATPVDFATDPHLDKDVRAFLVKLNSGGTPLEKLKPKAAKQVLVDAQASVKVDLSGIEVSEKTITQDGHTVSLNIVRPEGATGKLPVFIFIHGGGWILGDFPTHERMVRDLVVLTGFSGVFVNYTRTPEAQYPVAINEIYAATKWVSEHGDEINVDGKNLAVVGNSVGGNMTAVTALMAKEKKGPEIKGLVMMWPIVDADFETESYQKFGKDRFLSTSLMKWMYDFYIPDPSKRKDIHASPLQATTEQLSGLPPTLIIVAENDVLRDEGEAFGRKLNEAGVQVTTTRYNGMIHDFGLLNALATLPATRAAFEQSAGQLKQFLGKK from the coding sequence ATGAGACTAATAAAAAAAAAGCAACCCCTGTAGACTTTGCAACTGATCCACATCTTGATAAAGATGTCAGAGCTTTTTTAGTAAAATTAAACAGTGGAGGAACACCATTGGAAAAATTAAAACCCAAAGCTGCTAAACAAGTTTTGGTAGATGCACAGGCCTCTGTTAAAGTAGATCTTTCCGGGATTGAAGTTTCCGAGAAAACCATTACACAGGACGGTCATACGGTAAGTTTGAATATTGTACGCCCTGAAGGAGCCACAGGTAAATTGCCTGTATTTATCTTTATTCACGGCGGAGGCTGGATTTTGGGTGATTTTCCTACGCACGAGCGAATGGTTCGTGATCTGGTTGTTTTGACAGGGTTCTCAGGAGTATTTGTGAACTATACAAGAACGCCCGAAGCGCAGTATCCTGTTGCAATTAATGAGATTTATGCAGCTACAAAATGGGTTTCAGAACATGGAGATGAAATCAATGTAGATGGAAAAAATCTGGCAGTAGTTGGAAATAGTGTAGGAGGTAACATGACTGCAGTGACCGCTTTAATGGCTAAGGAAAAGAAAGGACCAGAGATTAAGGGCTTAGTAATGATGTGGCCGATAGTGGACGCTGATTTTGAAACTGAATCATATCAGAAATTTGGAAAGGATCGTTTTTTAAGTACCTCTTTAATGAAATGGATGTATGATTTTTACATTCCGGATCCATCCAAGCGGAAAGATATCCATGCTTCTCCACTACAGGCTACCACCGAACAGTTAAGCGGTTTACCACCGACTTTAATCATTGTAGCGGAAAATGATGTTTTACGAGATGAAGGAGAAGCTTTTGGACGGAAGCTCAATGAGGCTGGTGTTCAGGTTACTACAACACGTTACAACGGTATGATTCACGATTTTGGTTTATTGAATGCTCTTGCAACACTTCCGGCTACTCGCGCTGCTTTTGAACAATCAGCAGGACAATTGAAACAATTCCTCGGGAAAAAATAA